The following coding sequences are from one Mytilus trossulus isolate FHL-02 chromosome 8, PNRI_Mtr1.1.1.hap1, whole genome shotgun sequence window:
- the LOC134681691 gene encoding cadherin-11-like, producing the protein MSSEIPESWTAESLLYTISVTDPTNDTVTCALTLPSTIYYLQPGSVLFETEIWVLGNQGFVYDTQRQYTLNIECSDQRRSDSGEFYVYILRNMPPYYTNLQDKTSVSSKASAAGQTIYTVQSGDQENDNVQYSLSSNTTNAPFTIDQNTGEISFTRSINTELVAGYDLYISLSDGRNVVAGRSLTVLITDINFPPSFQLPSQNITVFEGTHSGSSIFQPTVTDEDLLDSHTFSVIYYPPEGAVYFNFNQSTGLITSLYDIDYETIPFKSFLLIISASDSLSEDTTNITLNIQDVNEPPVFTKTNYSLTPSESAGGTALYGPFYQYTDEDGDAVKFSLDCGADTGRLDINSSSGLLSFSTDYDLDMVGTASQINCNATISDNEYTDMAFINITISNDNDNAPVFTYSIYTFYIPVTSSVGSFVGRVQAVDNDIGSYGNIFYHIALTDFNYGLFHVNENGSIFVSQSLTQYSEGSILNLTIYAVDIGNRQDTTLVYIVFLTSYVAPVPQGNGIQYLTFFRYSPNMAWFVPLMFVLFVTVCVVTHTIYTTNCTSLKNTSKTKQKRLIRSL; encoded by the exons ATGAGTTCAGAGATACCGGAAAGTTGGACTGCTGAAAGTTTGTTGTATACCATATCAGTGACAGATCCTACCAATGATACAGTCACATGTGCTCTAACATTACCATCTACTATATATTACCTTCAACCTGGATCAGTTCTATTTG AAACCGAAATATGGGTCCTAGGTAATCAAGGATTTGTTTACGATACCCAAAGACAGTACACGTTAAACATAGAGTGTTCTGACCAGAGAAGGAGTGATTCGGGGGAGTTTTACGTTTACATTCTTCGAAATATGCCTCCATACTACACTAATCTTCAAG ATAAAACAAGTGTGTCGTCAAAGGCCTCAGCTGCTGGTCAGACTATTTATACTGTACAAAGTGGGGATcaagaaaatgataatgtaCAATACTCTTTGTCATCTAACACTACGAATGCGCCATTTACAATCGATCAAAATA CTGGTGAGATATCTTTTACCCGCTCTATAAATACTGAACTTGTAGCCGGATATGATTTGTACATCAGTTTATCTGATGGACGAAATGTGGTGGCTGGTCGATCATTAACAGTTCTTATTACAG ATATTAATTTTCCTCCTTCGTTCCAACTTCCATCACAGAATATAACTGTGTTTGAAGGTACACATTCTGGATCGTCCATATTTCAACCGACAGTTACAGATGAAGACTTGTTGGACAGTCACACGTTTTCTGTCATATATTATCCACCAGAGGGcgctgtttattttaattttaatcaatcaA CTGGATTAATAACATCTTTATATGATATTGATTACGAGACGATCCCATTCaaatcatttttgttgataataAGTGCTTCCGATTCGTTGTCGGAAGATACTACCAACATTACTTTGAACATACAGGACGTCAACGAACCTCCAGTGTTCACGAAGACGAATTACTCACTTACACCTTCAGAAAGCgct ggTGGTACCGCTCTTTATGGTCCATTTTACCAGTATACAGATGAAGATGGTGACGCTGTTAAGTTTTCCCTTGACTGTGGTGCTGACACAGGCCGATTGGACATTAATTCCTCCTCAGGTCTCCTGTCGTTTTCAACAGACTATGATCTAGACATGGTCGGAACAGCATCTCAGATAAACTGTAATGCTACTATTAGTGATAATGAGTATACTGATATGGCCTTCATTAATATAACTATATCGAATGACAATGATAATGCACCAGTATTTACCTATAGTATATACACGTTCTATATACCAGTCACTTCAAGTGTTGGGTCATTTGTCGGACGGGTACAAGCAGTTGATAATGATATTGGAAGTTATG gaaaTATCTTTTACCATATTGCGCTTACAGACTTCAACTATGGTTTATTTCATGTAAACGAAAATGGTTCGATATTTGTCAGCCAAAGTCTGACTCAATATTCTGAAGGCTCTATTTTAAATCTAACGATTTATGCTGTGGATATTGGAAACAGACAGGATACAACGTTGGTTTATATTGTATTTCTAACAAGTTATGTTGCTCCTGTTCCCCAAGGAAATGGAATACAGTACTTAACATTCTTCAGATATTCTCCAAACATGGCTTGGTTTGTCCCTTTGATGTTTGTGCTTTTCGTCACCGTTTGTGTTGTTACACACACGATATACACAACTAACTGTACAAGTTTGAAAAA CACAAGCAAGACGAAACAGAAAAGACTAATAagatcattataa
- the LOC134681466 gene encoding uncharacterized protein LOC134681466 gives MEVAPVKYKSEGVKHCCYGTCNSDTRYRHRDDMKDVYFIPFPKPITQREKCERWIKACGRPKEDFNVEKIKRCTYMCSKHFVGSKGPTVLHPDPLPALLHNEDQMNRFKRKRKAPIPRKQHVKILRKDVTTAAESLLELSEYTGPDPSIDKECTESITIR, from the exons ATGGAAGTTGCTCCGGTAAAATATAAGTCTGAAGGTGTGAAACATTGTTGTTACGGGACATGTAATAGTGACACAAGATATAGACATCGTGATGACATGAAGGATGTGTATTTCATTCCTTTTCCAAAGCCCATCACGCAACGAGAGAAATGTGAACGTTGGATTAAAGCATGTGGGAGACCCAAGGAGGATTTTAATGTGGAAAAGATCAAACGCTGTACATACATGTGTAGTAAACACTTCGTCGGTAGTAAAGGGCCAACCGTACTTCATCCGGACCCACTGCCTGCACTGTTGCACAACGAGGACCAG ATGAACCGTTTTAAGAGGAAAAGAAAAGCTCCCATACCAAGAAAACAACACGTAAAAATCTTGAGGAAAGATGTGACTACAGCAGCTGAAAGTCTTCTTGAGTTGTCCGAATACACTGGACCAGATCCAAGTATTGACAAGGAGTGTACTGAATCAATAACAATaagataa
- the LOC134680627 gene encoding large ribosomal subunit protein uL16m-like isoform X3, with amino-acid sequence MNCLVKNLCRKHLLLFTKWSEVTQVATYMKLKMPEKEEDLELPVNRLRSKLSQFDKVPQNPIPSVKPPTMSKMLDHMRGPETVHNKLIYGQFGIQALQGGRLRFEHYNLIRFSINKHIQEGKTYGVWRVNQPWQAVSKKGAGKQMGQGKSDIDHYVYPLKAGHIIFEIGGRIELLDLEKTLKVVSQKMPFKARIVTPQILEDDVKQEAILKEKNINPFTYEYCLKNNYNEVKIYYSPYDLYYLNKEK; translated from the exons ggtCAGAAGTGACTCAGGTTGCCACATACATGAAGCTGAAAATGCCAGAAAAGGAGGAAG ATTTAGAACTACCAGTAAATAGACTAAGGAGTAAACTGTCACAGTTTGACAAAGTACCACAAAACCCCATTCCTTCTGTTAAACCTCCTACCATGTCTAAAATGTTGGACCATATGAGAGGGCCAGAGACAGTCCATAACAAACTTATCTATGGACAATTTGGAATACAG gCATTACAAGGAGGTCGCCTAAGATTTGAACATTATAATTTAATCCGTTTTTCTATCAATAAGCACATTCAGGAAGGTAAAACATATGGTGTATGGAGAGTAAATCAACCCTGGCAAGCTGTTTCTAAAAAGGGCGCAGGCAAACAGATGGGccagggcaaatctgacattgaccATTATGTGTATCCACTTAAAGCAGGTCatatcatatttgaaattgGTGGCAGAATTGAATTACTTGATCtggaaaaaacattaaaagttgTGTCACAGAAAATGCCTTTCAAGGCACGCATTGTTACACCACAGATACTAGAAGATGATGTCAAACAAGAAGCCATCCTAAAGGAGAAGAATATAAATCCATTTACTTACgaatattgtttgaaaaataattataatgaaGTTAAAATCTACTATAGTCCTTATGATTTGTATTATCtaaataaagagaaataa
- the LOC134727402 gene encoding uncharacterized protein LOC134727402 yields MIPQYTGEAPQLTSRGTVTVYNDDVSIGKVLTTITYTDNDQEDIGNLTLTLESATNSGTSYFELVADEIRIKATPPLNTYNLQMKVEDLCTLSSTGTETIEIINRLPVINNLPDSVSISEDTTDNTLIFTFNATDTVTDPVSCAKKGGGTVPFSVAQIPGSTDYGVYKNAGVFLNADITASYTLTVECDDGDDKVDAVLTINLIPNQANKLP; encoded by the exons ATGATTCCACAGTATACAG GTGAAGCTCCACAGTTGACTAGCCGAGGTACAGTGACAGTTTATAACGATGACGTGTCTATTGGGAAGGTTTTAACTACAATAACATATACTGATAATGACCAAGAGGATATTGGAAACCTCACGTTGACATTAGAATCAGCTACCAACAGTGGTACAAGTTATTTTGAGCTTGTTGCAG acgAAATTCGAATAAAAGCGACTCCTCCTCTGAACACATATAATTTACAAATGAAGGTGGAAGACCTATGTACTTTGTCATCAACAGGCACAGAAACTATTGAGATAATCAATAGA CTTCCTGTTATCAACAACCTTCCCGATTCCGTATCAATATCAGAAGACACTACAGACAACACAttgatatttacatttaatgCTACAGATACCGTAACAGACCCGGTATCCTGTGCAAAGAAAGGAGGGGGAACTGTGCCATTTTCTGTTGCCCAAATTCCAGGTTCAACAG attatggAGTATATAAGAACGCAGGAGTCTTTCTAAACGCAGATATCACAGCTTCATATACACTTACAGTAGAATGTGACGATGGAGATGATAAAGTCGATGCTGTGCTGACAATCAACTTAATTCCAAATCAGGCAAATAAATTACCATAA